In Halopseudomonas nanhaiensis, a single window of DNA contains:
- a CDS encoding zinc-binding dehydrogenase, with protein sequence MNDMQTRQGLELRSLITSQGQLELSLTEVDVPAPRPDQVVIEIQATPINPSDLGLLTGPADLSTAQFGGSEARPTVTAEVPKDRLAGLQARIDQSMPVGNEGAGVVIAAGDNAQHMLGKTVAVLGGSMYAQYRVIRASECLELPEGTAPADGASCFVNPMTALSMVENMRLDGHTALVHTAAASNLGQMLNRICLADGIGLVNIVRSQEQAAILREIGAQHICDSTSPGFEAELADAVHATGATLGFDAIGGGELPSQILAAMEVAANRSATAYSRYGSATHKQVYLYGNLDTSPTVLNRTFGMAWGVGGWLLTSFLQRAGGEAAQRMKQRIAAELQTTFKSHYTAEISLAEALRENTLRAYTRRATGEKYLINPARGLSD encoded by the coding sequence ATGAACGACATGCAAACCCGACAGGGACTGGAACTGCGCTCCCTGATCACCTCGCAGGGACAATTGGAACTGTCGCTGACCGAGGTCGACGTCCCTGCGCCGCGCCCTGATCAGGTGGTTATCGAAATCCAGGCGACCCCCATCAACCCCTCCGACCTTGGCCTGCTCACCGGCCCGGCAGACCTCTCCACCGCGCAATTCGGCGGCTCCGAAGCAAGGCCGACGGTGACGGCAGAGGTACCAAAGGACAGGCTGGCCGGCCTCCAGGCACGGATCGACCAGTCGATGCCGGTCGGCAACGAAGGTGCAGGCGTGGTGATCGCAGCGGGTGACAACGCACAGCACATGCTGGGCAAGACCGTAGCCGTACTCGGCGGATCCATGTATGCGCAGTACCGGGTCATCCGCGCATCCGAGTGCCTGGAATTGCCCGAGGGGACCGCTCCGGCCGACGGCGCGTCCTGCTTCGTCAACCCGATGACCGCGCTGAGCATGGTCGAGAACATGCGGCTGGATGGGCATACGGCGCTGGTGCATACCGCTGCGGCCTCCAACCTCGGTCAGATGCTCAACCGTATCTGTCTTGCCGACGGCATCGGGCTGGTGAACATTGTTCGCAGCCAGGAACAGGCCGCCATCCTGCGCGAGATTGGCGCCCAGCACATTTGCGACAGCACTAGCCCCGGGTTCGAGGCTGAACTCGCCGACGCCGTTCACGCAACCGGTGCCACGCTGGGATTCGATGCGATCGGCGGTGGCGAGCTGCCGTCGCAGATTCTTGCCGCCATGGAGGTCGCCGCCAACCGTAGCGCTACCGCCTACAGCCGCTATGGCTCGGCTACGCACAAGCAGGTCTACCTGTATGGCAACCTGGACACCAGCCCTACCGTATTGAACCGTACCTTCGGCATGGCCTGGGGTGTCGGCGGCTGGCTGCTGACCAGCTTCCTGCAGCGCGCCGGTGGCGAGGCTGCGCAGAGAATGAAGCAGCGTATCGCAGCCGAGCTGCAGACGACCTTCAAAAGCCATTACACCGCCGAGATCAGTCTTGCCGAAGCGCTGCGCGAAAATACCTTGCGCGCCTATACACGGCGCGCCACCGGGGAGAAGTATCTGATCAACCCCGCGCGAGGCTTGTCTGACTGA
- a CDS encoding alkaline phosphatase family protein, translating to MTQSFTHRPLPTLLSGPLLRRLAPDRLLIWLVSSRPLELTLWLQPAGEAAQSISCTGKSCRSLAVGQSAFVQLLDITPASRLPVDTLIEYDLTWVEHGTQRSLTEALPYLCHDGRTRPDFVIASHNRRLLHGSCRKPHFDAPDGLVRADSWLQTHHDDAAQRPSWLIMSGDQIYADDVGGPMLVAIHRLIERLGLFGETLGGATVADSEALYRSDKTYYRREELLPDVRSNAVLRERFFGGVKKPVFTTAHAHNHLITFAEVIAMYLLVWSPECWKLVDDTPPPVDTDWQEVYRREQRILKDFVAGLPQVARLVCHLPTLMIFDDHDITDDWNLTAEWERTAYGNPFSRRIIGNALLAYLLCQGWGNAPDAVAEPLKALEDLLAVTASATGARLDAGRQDDCINQALAFHRWSFNIPGDPGLVVLDTRTRRWRSEDHPSRPSGLMDWESLTEMQQRLLDHKSVVIVSPAPMFGVKLIEAIQRLFTLSGNPLLVDAENWMAHRGAAQVMLNIFRHTRTPGNYVILSGDVHYSFVYDIRIRQRVNGPRIWQITSSGLKNSFPRGLLDWFDRLNRWLYSPRSPLNWLTKRRAMHVTPRDPDQASAGERLWNGSGIGLVCLDLEGRPESIVQLDTSGKDVLFPPASNKYDAG from the coding sequence TTGACGCAGAGTTTCACCCACCGGCCGTTGCCCACGCTGCTGAGCGGCCCCCTACTACGCCGCCTGGCGCCGGACCGCCTGCTGATCTGGCTGGTCAGCTCCCGGCCCCTGGAGCTGACGCTCTGGTTGCAGCCCGCCGGCGAAGCGGCTCAGTCCATTTCCTGTACCGGCAAGAGCTGTCGCAGCCTTGCAGTGGGCCAGTCGGCGTTCGTGCAGTTGCTGGACATAACCCCCGCGTCCCGATTACCCGTCGACACGCTGATCGAGTATGACCTGACCTGGGTCGAACATGGCACCCAGCGCAGCCTGACCGAAGCGCTGCCCTACCTCTGCCACGATGGCCGAACACGACCAGACTTCGTCATCGCCTCGCACAACCGCAGGCTGCTGCATGGCTCCTGCCGCAAACCGCATTTCGATGCGCCGGACGGGCTGGTTCGCGCGGACAGCTGGCTCCAGACGCATCACGATGACGCCGCGCAGCGACCGTCATGGTTAATCATGAGCGGTGACCAGATCTACGCTGACGACGTGGGCGGCCCCATGCTGGTGGCGATCCACCGGCTGATCGAGCGCCTCGGCCTGTTCGGCGAGACGCTTGGTGGCGCAACGGTGGCCGATAGCGAAGCGCTTTACCGCTCGGACAAGACCTATTACCGCCGCGAGGAGCTGCTGCCGGACGTGCGCTCCAACGCGGTACTGCGCGAGCGGTTCTTCGGTGGCGTGAAAAAGCCGGTTTTCACTACCGCCCACGCGCATAACCACCTCATCACCTTCGCCGAGGTGATCGCCATGTACCTGCTGGTCTGGTCGCCGGAGTGCTGGAAGCTGGTCGATGACACGCCACCGCCAGTGGATACGGATTGGCAGGAGGTGTATCGGCGCGAGCAACGCATCCTTAAGGATTTCGTCGCCGGGCTGCCCCAGGTCGCCCGACTGGTATGCCATCTGCCAACCCTGATGATCTTCGATGACCACGACATCACCGACGACTGGAACCTGACTGCCGAATGGGAGCGCACCGCCTATGGCAACCCCTTCTCGCGGCGGATCATCGGCAACGCACTGCTGGCCTATCTGCTATGCCAGGGGTGGGGCAACGCGCCCGACGCCGTCGCAGAGCCATTGAAGGCACTGGAGGACTTGCTTGCCGTCACGGCGTCCGCCACGGGGGCCAGGCTCGACGCCGGCCGCCAGGACGATTGCATCAACCAGGCGCTCGCCTTCCATCGCTGGAGCTTCAATATCCCTGGCGACCCCGGTCTGGTGGTCCTGGACACACGCACGCGGCGATGGCGCAGCGAGGACCATCCATCGCGGCCATCTGGTCTGATGGATTGGGAGTCACTCACCGAGATGCAGCAAAGGCTGCTGGATCACAAGAGTGTGGTAATCGTTTCTCCCGCACCAATGTTCGGCGTCAAGCTGATCGAGGCGATACAACGCCTGTTCACCCTTTCAGGCAATCCCCTGCTGGTGGACGCGGAGAACTGGATGGCCCACCGGGGCGCGGCTCAGGTGATGCTCAATATCTTCCGCCACACACGCACCCCCGGGAACTACGTCATTCTTTCGGGGGACGTGCATTATTCGTTCGTCTACGACATACGCATTCGCCAGCGCGTCAACGGGCCACGAATCTGGCAGATCACCAGCAGCGGACTGAAAAACAGTTTTCCACGCGGCCTGCTGGACTGGTTCGACCGGCTGAACCGCTGGCTGTACTCGCCGCGTTCACCTTTGAACTGGTTGACCAAGCGCCGCGCCATGCACGTGACCCCGCGTGATCCGGACCAGGCCAGCGCGGGCGAACGCCTCTGGAACGGAAGCGGTATCGGGCTGGTTTGCCTGGACCTTGAAGGCCGACCGGAGTCGATCGTTCAGCTGGATACCAGCGGCAAGGATGTCCTGTTTCCCCCTGCCTCGAACAAATACGACGCGGGCTGA
- a CDS encoding ATP-binding protein, protein MSTSSGTRREVPLRRRLLAIALAGIVPLAGIAGVGLWQLVEHEEDQVQLRTLDVTRLAATALETEVGRSLDVLEALSLSPLLLQDDLDDFSRLVQRVLPLVPNWHSLLIVDPQGKVIRRVSTTAIQPDGAIADWDSFNSVLSTGIRQAGSISKGPRGTWGIPLRVPVMRDGKIHYVLTGVLKPSGVLAVLNTRALPEGSVMTVLDRSGNRIARTRRHEETLGEPASSTLVEMLRERPEPEGTGRSVTVEGVPSYTSFVRLQSEAGWIVATGMPTSVVENSAARAFSLYGGGLTLSLLLAIVAALIASRRISEPMDQLRQAAVAIGAGEMPTAPSTDIEEISDVGRALEASGRARLESEAERGRTMIRLKEAQQALTRQVTGLERLHGLSNRLIELPDLSSQLAAIIDLLCDLQNTRHALILSRQLKGRPLVVASHGFTQENLAKLNASSSLQGELGVQLLEGGEIIASETPCALDGFHSLHSTPFKSSDGSVSGAIVLLHTEPQKQGALDRHLADLCAGLAAVLIDRARMQARAGESQRTLQVALESSSVPFCVLAPERDEGGAVQDFRWEFINPRGARVLQRSVEELIGAPLGEVLTGWQNRQTFAELLRVVDHGESRDVELSAAADRAERWVHIIATPFEGRVAVWFADITERKKQEALMRQADRRKDEFLATLAHELRNPLAPIRMAASLFGSQRATDSQKQRSQQIIERQVAHMALLLDDLFDISRITLGKLALRVRPVDLRDVARAALETSRPKLELRRHDVALDVPNQPIPVEADPMRLEQVITNLLTNAAKFTPEGGRVALRVYTDQQHAFVSVSDNGLGLAAEQIPAIFEKFAQVATQGGVSAGLGIGLALARELARLHGGEVEAHSEGLQRGSEFVVRLPCGAALEVSRQPDRPEATTALRPRRVLVADDNPDIAATVADILRLEGHEVIMAHDGSAALAAYEEHIPDAAVLDIGMPGMRGDDVARAIRARDDGGLPLLIAMTGWGQPADKQNALNAGFDKHLTKPVDARTLLELLRSGPRLNQADGQASPS, encoded by the coding sequence GTGAGCACATCATCCGGTACGCGACGGGAAGTACCGCTGCGCAGGCGCCTGCTCGCCATTGCGCTCGCGGGTATCGTTCCGCTGGCCGGCATCGCAGGCGTGGGTCTCTGGCAGCTGGTAGAGCATGAGGAAGATCAGGTCCAGCTGCGTACGCTCGACGTCACTCGACTGGCAGCAACGGCCCTCGAGACAGAGGTCGGACGGTCGCTGGATGTGCTCGAGGCCCTATCGCTCTCGCCCCTGCTGCTTCAGGACGATCTCGACGACTTCAGCAGACTTGTCCAGCGGGTACTCCCGCTGGTCCCCAACTGGCACTCCCTTCTGATCGTCGACCCGCAGGGCAAGGTCATTCGCCGCGTTTCGACCACTGCGATCCAGCCTGACGGGGCCATCGCAGACTGGGACAGCTTCAACTCCGTGCTGAGCACGGGAATACGTCAGGCCGGAAGTATTTCAAAAGGCCCGAGGGGCACCTGGGGCATCCCGCTACGCGTTCCGGTGATGCGTGACGGAAAGATCCACTATGTGCTGACCGGAGTGCTCAAGCCCTCAGGGGTCCTCGCGGTACTCAATACGCGTGCCCTCCCGGAAGGTTCGGTGATGACGGTGCTTGACCGTAGCGGCAACCGCATCGCGCGCACTCGGCGGCACGAGGAGACGCTGGGCGAGCCCGCCTCCTCAACTCTGGTCGAGATGCTTAGAGAGCGGCCGGAGCCGGAGGGTACGGGGCGCTCGGTCACGGTAGAGGGCGTCCCGTCGTACACTTCCTTCGTGCGCTTGCAGAGCGAAGCCGGCTGGATCGTGGCAACGGGAATGCCGACCTCGGTGGTAGAGAACTCCGCAGCGCGCGCTTTCAGTCTGTACGGGGGCGGGCTTACCCTGTCCCTGTTGCTGGCCATCGTCGCAGCGCTGATTGCCAGCCGTCGCATCAGCGAGCCGATGGACCAGCTGCGGCAGGCGGCGGTGGCCATCGGTGCCGGAGAGATGCCGACGGCACCGAGCACCGACATCGAGGAAATCAGCGATGTCGGCCGCGCCCTGGAGGCGTCCGGTCGGGCGCGGCTGGAGAGTGAAGCCGAGCGCGGCCGCACCATGATTCGCCTCAAGGAGGCGCAGCAGGCTCTGACCCGTCAGGTAACGGGGCTCGAGCGTCTGCACGGGCTGAGCAACCGCCTCATCGAACTGCCCGACCTCTCCTCACAGCTTGCCGCGATCATCGACCTGCTCTGTGACCTGCAGAACACCCGGCACGCGCTGATCCTGTCACGCCAGCTCAAGGGAAGACCCCTGGTGGTGGCCTCGCACGGGTTCACGCAGGAGAACCTGGCGAAGCTGAATGCCTCGAGCTCGCTTCAGGGTGAACTCGGCGTACAGCTGCTGGAAGGAGGGGAAATCATCGCCTCCGAGACACCCTGCGCGCTGGACGGATTCCATTCGCTGCACAGCACCCCGTTCAAGAGCAGCGATGGCTCGGTCTCTGGCGCCATCGTGCTGCTCCATACCGAGCCGCAGAAACAGGGGGCGCTGGACCGACACCTGGCCGATCTCTGTGCCGGCCTGGCTGCCGTTCTGATCGACCGCGCACGCATGCAGGCGCGGGCGGGTGAATCGCAACGCACACTGCAGGTGGCCCTGGAGTCCTCATCGGTACCCTTCTGCGTGCTCGCCCCGGAGCGGGACGAAGGTGGAGCCGTACAGGATTTCCGTTGGGAGTTCATCAACCCCCGGGGCGCACGCGTGCTGCAACGCTCTGTCGAGGAACTGATCGGCGCTCCGCTGGGTGAGGTGCTGACCGGCTGGCAGAACCGTCAAACCTTTGCCGAGCTGCTCCGTGTGGTCGATCACGGCGAGTCGAGGGATGTGGAGCTGTCCGCTGCGGCGGATCGTGCCGAGCGCTGGGTTCACATCATTGCGACCCCCTTTGAAGGGCGGGTAGCGGTCTGGTTCGCCGACATCACCGAGCGGAAAAAGCAGGAAGCGCTGATGCGTCAGGCAGACCGGCGCAAGGACGAATTCCTCGCCACCCTCGCCCATGAGCTGCGCAACCCCCTGGCTCCGATTCGCATGGCAGCGAGCCTGTTCGGTTCACAGCGCGCTACCGATTCGCAGAAACAGCGCAGCCAGCAGATAATCGAACGGCAAGTGGCGCACATGGCGCTGCTGCTCGATGATCTGTTCGACATCTCGCGCATCACCCTCGGCAAACTGGCCCTGCGCGTGCGACCGGTGGACCTTCGAGACGTGGCCCGAGCGGCGCTGGAAACCTCCAGGCCCAAACTCGAGCTCCGTCGCCATGACGTGGCGCTGGATGTGCCGAACCAGCCGATACCGGTCGAGGCCGACCCCATGCGGCTGGAACAGGTGATCACCAACCTGCTGACCAACGCCGCCAAGTTCACGCCCGAAGGTGGTCGCGTTGCCCTGCGCGTGTACACCGACCAGCAACATGCGTTTGTCAGCGTGTCCGACAACGGCCTGGGCCTGGCTGCCGAACAGATTCCGGCAATCTTCGAGAAGTTCGCCCAGGTCGCTACCCAGGGTGGCGTGAGCGCGGGACTGGGCATCGGGTTGGCGCTTGCACGCGAGCTTGCCCGATTGCATGGCGGTGAAGTCGAAGCGCACAGTGAAGGACTGCAGCGTGGTTCGGAGTTCGTGGTCAGATTACCGTGCGGGGCGGCGCTGGAGGTGTCCCGGCAGCCGGACCGGCCGGAGGCCACAACAGCCCTCAGACCGCGTCGGGTACTGGTGGCCGACGACAACCCCGACATTGCCGCCACGGTCGCGGACATTCTCAGGCTGGAAGGTCATGAGGTGATCATGGCGCATGACGGTAGCGCTGCGCTGGCGGCCTACGAAGAACACATCCCGGACGCCGCTGTACTCGACATCGGTATGCCTGGCATGCGTGGCGACGACGTCGCCAGGGCGATCCGAGCGCGTGACGATGGCGGGCTACCGTTGCTCATTGCAATGACTGGCTGGGGCCAGCCTGCCGACAAGCAGAACGCGCTGAACGCCGGCTTCGACAAACATCTGACCAAACCGGTCGACGCTCGCACATTACTCGAACTGCTGCGCAGCGGTCCGCGGCTGAATCAGGCTGACGGACAGGCCAGCCCCTCCTGA
- a CDS encoding glycoside hydrolase family 113, with translation MAKRTLMLLALLLLPLAGCTQEPDFWIGANVKISGDAGWGSEKTQRSLQQLADSGADRALLVAFAWQAEPESNDPVNGSDSTPEMVQAGLKQMKQVGLVPVLKVHLWIPEHWAGDAEPSDPDAWFQAYREAVLPLARVAEQEKVPAMVLGTELRNLEQSEHWPALVAAVREVYTGKVLYVADSLQRAEEFQHWGLFDVIGSSLYPSLPSEPMQRDTQMRESVDRLLLLGERHQKPVWVAEVGLRSADDVLSAPWKSPEEQELPVDLQLQQTILTKWKSVLNRPGIEGMGIWCWYTDPDAGGENDTDFTVQNKPAESIFRDEPANP, from the coding sequence ATGGCAAAGAGAACCTTGATGTTGTTGGCCCTGTTGTTGTTGCCCCTTGCGGGTTGCACACAGGAGCCGGATTTCTGGATCGGTGCCAATGTGAAAATTTCAGGCGACGCCGGTTGGGGCAGCGAGAAAACCCAGCGTTCGTTGCAGCAGCTCGCTGACAGCGGGGCCGATCGGGCGCTGCTGGTGGCATTCGCCTGGCAAGCCGAGCCGGAGTCCAATGATCCGGTCAATGGCAGCGACAGCACGCCCGAGATGGTTCAGGCGGGTCTGAAACAGATGAAACAGGTTGGATTGGTGCCGGTGCTGAAGGTGCATCTGTGGATACCCGAGCATTGGGCCGGTGACGCTGAGCCCTCCGACCCTGATGCCTGGTTTCAGGCCTATCGCGAAGCGGTACTGCCGCTGGCACGGGTAGCCGAACAGGAGAAGGTGCCGGCGATGGTGTTGGGCACGGAGCTGCGCAATCTGGAGCAATCGGAGCACTGGCCGGCGCTGGTCGCTGCGGTGCGCGAAGTGTATACAGGCAAGGTTCTCTACGTTGCCGACAGTCTGCAGCGCGCTGAAGAATTCCAGCACTGGGGCTTGTTCGACGTCATCGGCAGCAGCCTGTATCCATCGCTCCCCTCCGAGCCGATGCAGCGCGATACGCAGATGCGCGAGTCGGTGGATCGCCTGTTGTTGCTCGGCGAGCGTCATCAGAAGCCGGTCTGGGTCGCCGAGGTGGGTCTGCGTTCAGCCGACGACGTACTCTCTGCGCCCTGGAAGAGTCCTGAAGAGCAGGAGCTGCCGGTGGATCTGCAGCTGCAGCAGACCATCCTGACCAAGTGGAAGAGCGTGCTCAACCGTCCCGGCATCGAAGGAATGGGCATATGGTGCTGGTATACCGATCCGGACGCCGGCGGCGAGAACGATACCGACTTCACCGTGCAGAACAAGCCTGCCGAATCAATCTTCCGCGACGAACCAGCCAATCCCTGA
- a CDS encoding glycosyltransferase family 2 protein has protein sequence MTVDARALGRQPNPLADRERLGEMLVDRGLLRPEHLETALSLQKRWRSRLGEIVLAHRWMSAVRLYRALSDHFGLDFVDLVEHPPEVALDPKRFSDCAERQVIPWRHEGNRLVLAVADPGADTFNWARRTFGSDVLFVGTSKFDILWSLQLDSDFRLTHDALTLLADRAPEHSAREVITRPQLLIGYSLLTLLLVALAWSPVATLIGLNVLITLGFLATFVLKLILVWYGSRRRIDVKVTDDDVASLREEDLPVYTVLVPMYREPEILPVLANALRKLDYPASKLDIKLVLESDDRETIEAAKRLGLEAIFEIIRVPPSSPRTKPKACNYALRFARGQFVTIFDAEDKPEPEQLKRVVAAFAKSAPEVVCVQARLNYYNANENWLTRMFTLEYTLWFDFYLPALEYLRIPIPLGGTSNHFRIEALRSVYAWDPYNVTEDADLGVRLVQQGYRVSVVNSTTFEEANVSVPNWIRQRSRWFKGYMQTWLVHMRDPVHLYQSTGFRGFWGFQFFIGGGVLTALAAPLLWLIYGLWLAAGTRAFDFLFPPALVYLSLLNLLLANGFFIYMTMVAGFKRNYFNLAPYALTVPLYWLLQSFAAYKGLWQLISKPFYWEKTNHGISKYAPAERKAALRE, from the coding sequence ATGACGGTCGACGCGCGTGCGCTGGGCCGGCAGCCCAATCCGCTCGCCGACCGCGAACGTCTCGGTGAGATGCTGGTCGATCGTGGCCTGCTGCGTCCGGAGCATCTGGAGACGGCGCTGTCGCTGCAGAAACGCTGGCGCTCGCGACTGGGCGAGATCGTGCTGGCGCATCGCTGGATGTCTGCCGTGCGCCTGTATCGGGCACTGTCCGATCATTTCGGGCTGGATTTCGTCGATCTGGTCGAGCATCCACCCGAGGTTGCACTTGACCCCAAGCGCTTCAGCGACTGTGCCGAGCGGCAGGTCATCCCCTGGCGTCATGAAGGCAATCGCCTGGTTCTGGCCGTGGCCGATCCTGGCGCGGATACCTTCAACTGGGCGCGGCGCACTTTCGGATCCGACGTATTGTTCGTTGGCACGTCCAAGTTCGACATCCTCTGGAGCCTGCAGCTCGACTCGGATTTCCGCCTGACCCACGACGCCCTGACGCTGCTCGCCGACCGGGCGCCCGAGCATTCCGCACGGGAGGTGATTACCCGGCCGCAACTGCTTATCGGCTATAGCTTGCTCACGCTGCTGCTGGTGGCGCTGGCGTGGTCTCCGGTGGCGACGCTGATCGGTCTCAACGTGCTGATCACGCTGGGCTTCCTCGCTACCTTTGTGCTGAAACTGATCCTCGTGTGGTACGGCTCGCGGCGACGTATCGACGTCAAGGTCACCGACGACGATGTCGCCAGCCTGCGTGAGGAGGATCTGCCGGTCTACACGGTGCTGGTACCCATGTATCGGGAGCCGGAGATACTGCCGGTGCTGGCCAACGCACTGCGCAAGCTGGATTACCCGGCCTCGAAGCTGGATATCAAGCTGGTTCTCGAATCGGACGATCGTGAGACGATTGAAGCGGCGAAGCGTCTGGGACTGGAGGCGATCTTCGAGATCATCCGCGTGCCGCCGTCGTCGCCGCGGACCAAGCCCAAGGCCTGCAACTATGCGTTGCGCTTTGCCAGAGGACAGTTTGTCACCATCTTCGATGCCGAAGACAAGCCCGAACCGGAGCAGCTCAAACGTGTGGTGGCCGCCTTTGCCAAGTCCGCGCCGGAGGTGGTCTGCGTGCAGGCGCGGCTGAATTACTACAACGCCAACGAGAACTGGCTGACGCGCATGTTCACGCTGGAGTACACGCTCTGGTTCGACTTCTATCTTCCGGCGCTCGAATACCTGCGCATCCCGATTCCGCTGGGTGGGACGTCCAACCACTTTCGGATCGAAGCCCTGCGCAGCGTGTATGCCTGGGATCCGTACAACGTGACCGAAGACGCCGACCTCGGCGTGCGCCTGGTTCAGCAAGGCTACCGGGTCAGCGTGGTCAATTCGACCACCTTCGAAGAAGCGAATGTCAGCGTTCCCAACTGGATCCGGCAGCGCTCGCGCTGGTTCAAGGGCTATATGCAGACCTGGCTGGTGCACATGCGCGATCCGGTGCACCTGTATCAGTCAACCGGGTTCCGGGGCTTCTGGGGCTTTCAGTTCTTCATTGGTGGTGGCGTGCTCACGGCATTGGCCGCACCCCTGTTATGGCTCATCTATGGGCTCTGGCTGGCCGCAGGCACGCGGGCGTTCGACTTTCTGTTCCCGCCGGCGCTGGTGTACCTCAGCCTGCTCAACCTGCTATTGGCCAACGGGTTTTTCATCTACATGACCATGGTCGCCGGCTTCAAGCGCAACTACTTCAATCTCGCACCGTACGCGCTCACCGTACCGCTGTACTGGTTGCTGCAATCCTTCGCTGCCTACAAGGGCCTGTGGCAGCTGATCAGCAAACCGTTCTACTGGGAAAAGACCAATCATGGCATTAGCAAGTACGCACCGGCAGAGCGCAAGGCCGCGCTCCGCGAGTAG
- a CDS encoding pirin family protein → MSSTLKRNVVQTLTGRPSSDGDGVKLTRVFGGAQAELFDPFLMLDEFGSDEAADYVGGFPSHPHRGFETVTYMLDGRMLHQDHLGNRGLLEPGGVQWMTAGRGIIHSEMPQQDSGRMRGFQLWLNLPAAEKMQPAAYRDLRPDDVPSFSLASGASIKLIAGELNVDGQVLVGAITDRSTRPLYLDLHLQADQTVELPVAAELNALLYLYEGSARIEGEHAAVDIHKGQLARLGEGDRVEMLSGRDGAKLLLIAGKPLREPIVQYGPFVMNRREEIEQALKDYRDGNFGA, encoded by the coding sequence ATGTCTTCCACTCTCAAGCGTAACGTTGTTCAGACCCTCACTGGCCGCCCCTCCTCCGACGGAGACGGTGTCAAGCTGACGCGCGTTTTCGGCGGCGCTCAGGCAGAGCTGTTCGATCCGTTCCTGATGCTCGATGAGTTCGGCTCTGATGAAGCTGCCGACTACGTCGGCGGGTTCCCGTCGCATCCGCACCGTGGTTTTGAAACCGTCACCTACATGCTCGACGGACGGATGCTGCATCAAGACCATCTGGGCAACCGTGGTCTGCTCGAGCCGGGCGGCGTGCAGTGGATGACTGCCGGGCGTGGCATCATCCACTCGGAAATGCCGCAACAGGATTCAGGCAGGATGCGTGGCTTCCAGCTCTGGCTGAATCTCCCTGCCGCGGAAAAGATGCAGCCTGCCGCCTACCGTGACCTGCGACCCGACGACGTACCCTCTTTCAGCCTGGCCAGCGGCGCGAGTATCAAATTGATCGCCGGCGAGCTCAACGTGGATGGTCAGGTTCTCGTCGGCGCCATTACAGACCGAAGCACCCGGCCGCTGTATCTTGATCTGCATTTGCAGGCGGACCAAACGGTAGAGTTACCGGTCGCTGCCGAGCTCAATGCCCTGTTGTACTTGTACGAAGGCAGCGCTCGCATTGAAGGGGAGCACGCAGCGGTCGATATTCACAAAGGTCAACTAGCCCGGCTCGGGGAAGGCGACCGGGTGGAGATGCTGAGCGGACGTGACGGTGCGAAACTGTTGTTGATCGCCGGCAAACCCCTGCGCGAGCCGATCGTCCAGTACGGCCCCTTCGTGATGAACCGACGCGAGGAGATCGAACAGGCGCTGAAGGACTACCGCGACGGTAATTTCGGCGCCTGA
- the recR gene encoding recombination mediator RecR — protein MSFSPLIRQLIDGLRGLPGVGPKTAQRMALNLLERDRDVARHLAKVLEAAMDGVGYCQQCRTLSETDICSICSDPRRDDHVICILQSPADVWAVEQAGGFRGRYFVLKGHLSPIDGQGPEEIGVPALLQSLEGREVNEVILATNPTVEGEATAHYIANLLKPKGIKVSRIAHGVPLGGELEFIDGGTLAHALAGRTPIL, from the coding sequence ATGAGCTTCAGTCCGCTGATTCGACAGCTGATCGATGGGCTACGGGGGCTTCCCGGCGTCGGTCCCAAGACTGCGCAGCGGATGGCGCTCAACCTGCTCGAACGTGACCGCGATGTGGCGCGCCACCTGGCAAAGGTGCTCGAGGCGGCAATGGACGGCGTCGGCTACTGCCAGCAATGCCGCACCCTGAGCGAAACGGACATCTGCAGCATCTGCTCCGACCCGCGCCGAGATGATCATGTCATCTGCATCCTCCAGAGCCCGGCGGATGTCTGGGCGGTAGAGCAGGCCGGCGGTTTCCGTGGTCGTTACTTCGTGCTCAAGGGGCACCTGTCACCGATCGATGGTCAGGGACCGGAAGAGATCGGCGTACCTGCATTGCTGCAAAGCCTCGAAGGCCGCGAGGTGAATGAAGTGATTCTGGCAACCAACCCGACGGTGGAGGGAGAGGCGACTGCGCACTACATCGCGAACCTCCTCAAGCCGAAGGGCATCAAGGTGTCGCGAATCGCCCATGGCGTTCCGTTGGGAGGAGAGCTCGAATTCATCGATGGCGGCACCCTGGCCCATGCATTGGCCGGGCGCACGCCGATTCTCTGA
- a CDS encoding YbaB/EbfC family nucleoid-associated protein, translating into MMKGGMSGLMKQAQQMQEKMQKMQEELANAEVTGQSGAGLVSVLMTGRHDVRRVSIDDSLMQEDKEVLEDLIAAAINDAVRKIENNSKEKMSGLTAGMNLPDGFKMPF; encoded by the coding sequence ATGATGAAAGGTGGCATGTCAGGCCTGATGAAGCAGGCCCAGCAGATGCAGGAAAAAATGCAGAAGATGCAGGAAGAGCTGGCCAACGCCGAGGTCACCGGGCAGTCGGGTGCCGGCCTGGTGTCTGTTCTGATGACCGGGCGCCACGACGTGCGCCGAGTGTCGATCGACGACAGCCTGATGCAGGAAGACAAGGAAGTGCTGGAAGATCTCATCGCTGCGGCCATCAATGATGCGGTTCGCAAGATCGAAAACAACAGCAAGGAAAAGATGTCCGGCCTGACCGCGGGCATGAATCTGCCCGACGGCTTCAAGATGCCGTTCTGA